The genomic stretch GGAACCCTTGCTTCGGCAGGAAAAATAAATAACAAACTGCTGGAGGCCCTTAAGGCAGATCCTTTCTTCAGCCAGCCCTTTCCAAAAACAACCGGCCCGGAGCTATTCAACCTGGATCTCCTGGCAACGGCACAGGAAGTTTCAGGTACACCTGCCATCAGCCCGGAAGATGTAATGGCTACCTTGAACCAGTTCAGTGCAGATACCATTTCAGATGCCATAAAGAATACCACTGAAAGAACGGATCATATGCTGCTGTATGCAAGTGGCGGGGGAATACATAACCCGGTCCTGATGCAGCACTTGAAAACACAACTGCCTCATTGCAGTTTTTATACTACCGCCAGCCTCCAGGTTGATCCCGATGCGAAAGAAGCTGTTTTGTTCGCATTGCTGGCGAATGAATGTGTATGCGGGGATGTAGCCGATTATGGGAAAGGCACTTCAGCCATGCCGGCTGTTTCCATGGGCAAGATCAGTTTTCCTGCTTAATGCTTCTCGCAGTGGTCCTTCAGGCTGTTCAAAGCATCTTCATAACCCTGCCCGGTTATCTTTTCAATGAAAATACCATAGAATTTTTCCCAGGGATACCATTTTAACTTTATGAGTACATTCCATTCTGCCTGCACCTGGTTGCTGTCGGCAAGAGGTAAAACCTGTATCGTATTTAATACCGTATTCTCCCCTTCCCGTATTAAGGAAGCGGTCAAGCTGTTTCCCGACCTGCCGGTGATTACCATCTTATTGGTTCTGTTCTTTGACACCCATTCGCAGGTATCGGCTCCACGAAACCGGATTGCGGATGAATCGGCTTTAAAGACCGGTTGCCAGTTCTTCCAGTTTTGCAGATCGCTTACCTGTGCAAAAACTCTGGCCGCATCGGCATGGATCACAACGCCCCTTGTTATCATTACCCGTGAAGGAATGAAAAGGGAAAGGATGGTTATAAAAACAAAAAGTCCGGCCAGGACGATCACAAATCCTTTGAATAAACGCATGTTCATATCATTCCCATTTAAAAACTTTAACTGAAACCATGTAAACAGCAATGCCCCACAGCAGGAGAATGCCCAGTTCGGCCCGCACTTCCCATAAATTCTGCCCCTCAAAAGCAACCCGCCGCATGGCGGTATTCAAATGGGTCAACGGCAGGGCATTTGAAATGGGCTGCAGCCATTTTGGAAAGACCTCCACCGAAAAAAATGTTCCCCCCAGTAAGAATTGCGGCAAGGTTATCAGGTTGGCGAAGGGGGGGATGGTACTGTCGCTTTTTGCCAGGCCACTGACAATAAATCCAAAGCCCATAAAAACAAGCAACCCGGCAAAACTCAGCACCAGCATTTCCAATAAGGTCTGAAAACCATGTATGAGGGTAAATCCAAAGAGCAGGTTCCCGGCCATAATGATCACCACAGCGGTGATCATCTGGAAGATCACCCGGCTTAATGCTTCCCCCAGCACAATATGGGTACGGCTGATGGGGGTAGCAAAAAAACGTTTCAGCACCAGGGTATTCCGCAGGTTAAAAAACATGAATGCCACGCCAAAAACACCCGAACTCAGCAAAGAAAAACCCAGTTGGCCCGGCAGGATGAAATCAATTGTTTTATATTCCCGCACTGTTTCTATATCTCTTTCATAATTAAAATCCAGCACCGCAAAATCGGGCCGGTTTGCATATTTGGTATTACTTACTTTATTGGCAAGGGTTTCCAGTATGGGCATCAGCTGAGGCCATTTATCATTACTGGCATTTGAACTTTGAATGCTGTAGGTGTAGACAGGATCTTCCTGCCCCGTCTTTACGATCTTTAAAACACCCGCTATCCTGCCCTTGATGATATTTGCCTGCAATTCCTTTTCACTGGCGAATGAAACGAGCTTTATACGGCTGCTTTGTTTTACCGAATCATAAAATGCATTGCTGGTATCGCAGTCCTTTGCAAGAACGACCCTATAAACAGGTGCCGTTCCGCTGTTCCCGATAAAACCAAATACCAGGATGAATACAAAGGGAAAAACAAAACTGAAAATAACCGCCGAAGGGCTGCGGAATATAGCCCGCAGGCTGGCCTTGGTGATGGCCAACATAGCCCTTACCTGGCTGTATTTTTGCATAAAGCAGTGAAATTTAGGGCGTAAAGCTATCTGTAAAAAATGACTAAAAAAAACTTGGGCAACCCCGACATGTGTCGTATGTTTGTACGACAAAAGTCGGGAAGATGAAAAAGAGCACGCCTCCAAAAAAATCAAAGGCCTATATCCAGAAAGATAAATCAAGTAAGGTTGGTGAGCCCTTGCCTGTTTACCGCAGTGTGAAGGCATTGCCTGCGGTAAAGGATTTTACCTACAACGAATTTAAAAAGATTGCAGACAAAGCCCCTTTTACCCAGGCGGAGTGGGCTGCCATCCTTCACGTAAGTGAACGCACCCTGCAGCGTTATGCAAAAGACAACAGCACGTTTGCTCCTATTAATGCAGAGCGGGCTTTGCAAATTGCCAGGGTTTTAAAAGAAGGCGAACTTACTTTTGGTAAAGTTGAAAATTTTTACAGCTGGATAAAACGGGGACCATACATGCTGGAAGGAAACCTTTCTTTTGATTCACTCACCAGCTATGAAGGGATCCAGCGGGTATTAACACAACTTGGCAGAATTCAACACGGCCTTTTCGCATGATTGTATACAGGATCAGCAGTGCTGAATTCAGCAACGACATCAGTGGCACAGGCGCTAAACGGATGGGGGCCCGCTGGAATTCAAAAGGAGTACCCTTATTGTACACATCCCAGCATATCTCCCTGGCTGTTCTGGAAATGCTGGTCAACACAAATTTTAAGGATTACGACATTGCACTGGAACTGATGTATATAAATTTTCCCGACCAGTTGCCCACTGCCTTCATTGAATTAAAGAACCTGAAGCAAAACTGGAAAGAAGATCCTGAATATACCAGGTACATTGGAGATGAATTCATTAAACAGAAAGAATCCCTTATCCTGCGGGTACCATCGGCCGTGATCAACGAAGAGCATAACTACCTGGCAAACCCGCTGCACCCCGATTTTAAAAGATCAGGATCAGTAAAACAAAATCGTTCTGGCCCGATGAAAGGCTTTTTACCATCTGATGAATAAAACGTACCTACTCCTCGGCAGTAACATGGGCCACAGCAAAAAAAAATTGCTGAAGGCGGCAGCACTGATCGAAAAACAGGTTGGAAAGATAATCCGTCAATCAAGCCTGTATACTACGGCCGCCTGGGGCAATACCAACCAGCCCGATTTCCTGAACCAGGTGATCGTTGTGGAAACAAAACGCACAGCAGTGCAAACCATGCAGGCCATCCTGGCTATTGAAAAAAAGATGGGCAGGATACGAACGGTGAAGAATGCGCCCCGCATCATTGACATAGACATCCTCTTCTTCAACAAACAAATAATCAGCGAGGCTGCCTTGCAGGTGCCGCATCCGCAGATACAGAACCGGCGCTTTGTGCTTACGCCGCTTAATGAACTTTCGCCAAACCTCATACACCCGGTACTGAAAAGGTCTGTTCACCACCTTTTTATACACTGCCCGGATAAACTGAATGTGAAAAAGTTTTAATGGCGTAAAAGCCCTTTCCCCTTATTTTGCAGTTCGCTTTAAAACGCTGCATGAAGTATAACTTTGTTACCATAGAAGGAAATATCGGCGCCGGTAAGACCACACTGGCGCATTTATTAAGCAAACATTTCAATGCAAGGCTGATACTGGAAGAATTTGCCGATAACCCCTTCCTGCCAAAGTTTTACGAAAACCCGGGCCAGTATGCTTTTCCGCTGGAGCTTTTCTTTATGGCCGAACGGTACAAACAGCTTAAAGATCTGCTGCAGACAAAAGACATGTTCCAGAACATTACCATCTCTGATTATCTCTTCACCAAATGCCTGTTATTCGCCAAGGTCAATCTTCCCGAAGAGGAATTCCGGCTTTACCAGAAGCTTTTTGAGATCATCAACCCGCAGATCGTTCAGCCGGATATACTTATTTACCTGCACACACCGGTAAAGAAACTGCAGGAGAATATAAAAAAACGTAACCGGGAATACGAACAATCCATCCCGAATGACTACCTGTTCACGCTACAGGAGACGTACACCCAGTACATCAAGCAGCATAACATCAAGACCCTTTTTGTGGATGCCGGCAACGCCGATTTCCTGGGAAATGATGAACATCTTAAAGTTATTATTGATGCCCTGGATAAAGAATACGACGAAGGGCAACATTATATAACTTTGCCCTGATAAATAAAATGAACAGCGACAAACTCCCCGGCGAATTCAGGAACTTCATCTTTGCCCGCCTTTTCTTTGTATTGGGGTTACGCATGATAACCACCATCGTTATTTACCAGGTGTTTCACCTCGCCAATACCTATATGGTGGGTTTTGCCGGCCTGGCCGAATTTGTTCCCGCTGTTATTGCCGCCATTTTTGCCGGCCATTATATTGATACGCACAACAAAAAGAACATCCTGGTATGGGCCTATGTTTTTTACATGGGTTGCGGCCTTGCACTTGCACTGGTAAGCCTCCCCTATTTTGGTCTGTCCAATACAACAAAACTCACCGTCATTCTTTCAGCCGTTTTCTGCACGGGTATCATCCGTTCTTTTGCCGGGCCTGCCGCCAACAGCATGATCGCTGCCATCGTTTCCCGGGAACATTTGCAGAAAGCCATTTCGTACAATTCATCCACCTGGCTGATCTCTTCCATCGGCGGGCATGCCATTGGCGGTTTGCTGATCGCCGCGGTGGGCATCTCCAACGCTTATTTTGTGACAGCCGCCTTAATTTTAACTGCCGGCATATTTGCCCTGCAGTTGAAACCAAAGCCCCCGGTGAGACAAACACAGGAAGAATCCCTGTTCGCCGGAATTAAAAATGGTTTTGCCTACGTGTTCAACAACAAAAATCTCCTGGGCGTGCTCTCGCTTGACCTTTTTGCCGTGTTGTTTGGCGGTGCGGTCGCTTTTATTCCCGAAGTGGCATCCAAGGTATTGCACACCGGGCCCATCGGTTATGGCTTTTTAAACGCTGCCATGGACCTGGGAAGTCTTATCAGCATGGCCATACTGGTCAAATACCCCATGCGGCATAGGCAGGGAATGAAAATGCTGCTGGCCGTTGCCGGCTTCGGCATCTGCATCATCATCTTTGGTTTATCAAAATGGTACTGGCTCAGTTTTGCGGCGCTGCTGGTTGCCGGCCTGTTCGATGCAGTGAGTGTGGTGGTGAGGGGAACCATCATGCAATTATTCACCCCCGATGAACTGCGGGGCCGGGTGGCATCCATCAATCTTATCTTTATCAATTCTTCGAACGAACTGGGCCAGTTTGAAAGCGGCGTCACTTCCCGCTGGTTTGGCACATTGCCGGCCATTATTTTTGGCGGGGCCATGTCGATGCTGGTAGTGGCTGCTACCTGGATCAGGTTCCCAAAGTTGAGGAAACTGGAATATTAGAGCGAACGTCACAGCGTGGAGGAATGCCGGATCCATCTACAACTACGGAACAATTATTTTGTTGCCCCAATATGTTTCCATGGCATCTCCATTGCACCCAAACCTTTCGTTGCTATACCAACGGGAAACAATAATGCTGTTATAACTGAATCCACGTTGAAACAAAACGATCCTCATTTCATTTTTAAAAACCGGGATGCGTATATTTATGCAACAAAGGTAAATACATGAAACATGTCAGCAACGCCAAACTGTTTTTCAGCTTATTTACATTTATCATTATAACCGTATGCACGGGCTGCAGACCGGCCCCCCACCTCAAAGCCGGGGAAGGTTATGTGAAGGTGAAAGGAGGAAAGATATGGTACCGGATCTTAGGAGAAGGCAAACAAACACCTATCCTCATGCTGCATGGCGGGCCAGGCGGCACCAGCAGGTCTTTTTATCAATTTGCTTCTTTAAGCGAAACCAGGCCGGTCATTCTGTTTGACCAGCTTGGTAGCGGACGGTCTGATCATCATACAGACACTACCTTACTTAAAATTGAAGATTTTGTTGAACAGGTAGAAGCACTAAAAACCTCCCTTGGATTAAAAGAGTTTTACCTGCACGGCCATTCATGGGGTACTGCTTTGGCCCTGGAATATTACCTGAAACATCCAAAAGGCATCAAGGCTATCATATTCAACAGCCCCTATTTCAGTACGGCGTTATGGGAAGCGGATGCCGATACACTTATCAGCACATTACCGGATTCCATTCAACGGGCAATTAAAACAGGAGAAAAAAATCATGCCTTTGAATCACCCGAATATAAAAATGCCAATGAAGTATTCAGCAAAAACTTTGGTGTGCGTAAAACGAGGTTAACAAGTGAACTGGATACAGCAACTGCAAAAAGCAATACGTTCATTTATAATTACATGTGGGGGCCCACTGAATTTACGGCAACCGGCACCCTTATTCATTACGACCGGGTACAAAGTTTAAAGACAATTACTGTTCCAACCCTTTTCATAACCGGCGAATTTGATGAAGCCCGTCCGGCAACGGTAAGATATTTTCAGCGTTTGGTACCCAATGCCCGCTATGTCATGATCGAAGGTGCCGGTCATGGAACGATGCATGATAACAGAAGCCAGAATTTGAATGCTATAAAAATGTTTTTAGATGAAGTGGAGCGCAGGTGATTCATTTAACCCCGATCAACTTTTCCAGCACATAATAAACAATGGGGCAAAAGCTGGAATTCTTTAAGGTAAGCGCCTGCCTTTTCAGCAACACATCTTCATCGGTATATGGGAACCGGCTGCAGTCAGATGGCCTGGCCTCATAGATGCTGCAGTAATTATCTGTACCCAGGAATGGACATGGTGTCGACCTCAGTACATAATCTCCTTCTTTATCCACGTACAGGTAGGTATTGATGAAATCGCCTTCTTTCATCTTCAGGTACCTGGCTATCCGCTTGATATCGGGTGTTTTGAACCGGGGCGAATAGCTCTTGCAGCAGTTGCCGCATTGCAGGCAGTCAATTTTTTCAAACGCCTCCTCATGCAGGGTGGGCAGGGCTTTAAGCACTTTGTTCTTATCGGCCCGGTTCAGGAACTGCTTGTACTGCTTCTGATGGCCGGCCGACCGTTTTTCCCAGTTATGTAAAACTTCTTCTGCCATTTATATGAATTATTGACTCTATATATCCCCCAATTTTCCACAGGTCAAAAGTAGCAAACTTATTCCCTCCAAATCTTGCCCGCTTATCGTAAATTTGCGCCACCAAAGTTCATACAAAGATTGCTGTTCTCATTTTTGAACGAAACTCACTTTCCGGAAACAGGTTCTGTCATGCTGCGGTACGAAGCATCCCGGCAAAACATCCATCCGGTATATAAGAATGAGATGCTTCGTTCCTCATTGTGAAAGGACAAAGAGTTTATTGAGCAGCAAACGGTTCATACTTTGGCAGATCTGAAAAATAAAACATAACCTTCTCAAACAGTTATATGAATCTCTTCGAACAACAACAATACGAATTTGCAGGCAGGCATATTGGCCCCAACCAGGAAGACACCCGGTCCATGCTCAAAACCATTGGTACAGGATCCATGGATGAACTGATCAGCAAAACTGTTCCGGCTTCCATCCGGCTGAAAAAGCCGTTAAAGCTCCCCGTGGCACAAACCGAGTTTGAATACTTAGATGAGCTGAAGAAAATTGCCGCGAAAAACAAGGTGTACAAAACCTATATCGGGCAGGGATATTACAATACCATCACCCCCGGTGTGATCCTCCGCAATGTTTTTGAGAACCCGGGATGGTATACACAATACACACCCTACCAGGCGGAGATATCGCAGGGGCGTTTGGAAAGTTTACTCAACTTCCAGACCATGGTTTGTGACCTGACCGGTTTGGAATTGGCCAACGCCAGTTTACTGGATGAAGCAACCGCTGCTGCGGAGGCCATGGCCATGTTGTTCCACCATAAAAATAAAAGCGAGGTGATCACATCTCCTAAATTCTTTGTTGATACAAACCTGTTTGAACAGACCAAGGAAGTACTGCTGACCAGGGCCACTCCCATCGGGGTTGAGCTGGTACATGGCAATTATGAAACCGCATCGCTGGACGAAAGTTATTTCGGCGCCATCGTGCAGTATCCAAACAGCATTGGTTCTGTTGAAGATCACCGCGATTTCATAAACAAGGTTCATGCAGTGAATGGTTTTGTGGTAATGGCAACCGATCTGCTGGCGCTCACTTTATTAACTCCCCCCGGCGAACTGGGAGCGGATGTGGCAGTAGGTTCTGCACAGCGTTTTGGTGTTCCCCTGGGGTATGGCGGGCCGCACGCTGCTTTCTTTGCAACCAGGGACGAATTTAAAAGAGGTATGCCGGGCCGCATCATCGGGGTAAGCATTGATGCACAGAACAACCGGGCCCTGCGCATGGCGCTGCAGACCAGGGAACAACACATCAAAAGAGAAAAAGCAACATCCAATATCTGTACGGCACAGGCATTGCTGGCCAACATGGCTGCCATGTACGCGGTGTATCACGGACCGGATGGATTGAAGAAAATTGCACAGCGCATTCATGTTTTAACGGCTGCCGTTGCCAGGTCATTGGAAAGCAACGGGGTAAAAATCATCAACAGGCATTTCTTCGATACATTGACCTTTGAAGTTCCGGATACCGGCGCCTTTAAAAATGCAGCAGAAAAGAACAAGGCCAATTTTCATTACCAGGCAAACGGCAGCATCAGTTTATCCATTGATGAAGTAGCATCCAATTATATTGGTGAGACTGAAAAGAACCTGAATGCCATTTTTAAAGAAGCCACATCAAACGGTATTTCCCTGTCTTTTGAGGAAGCCGGTAAACTGAATGGATTGCAAAGGACATCTTCGTATTTAACGCACCCTGTTTTTAATACACACCGCAGCGAAAGTGAAATGATGCGTTACATCAAATCGCTGGAAAATAAGGACCTGAGTTTAAATACATCCATGATCAGCCTGGGCAGCTGCACCATGAAACTGAATGCCGCTACTGAATTGATCCCGGTAAGCTGGCCGGAGTTCAACAGCATTCACCCTTTCGCACCCCCTTCACAAACCAAAGGGTACCAGTACATCATCGCAAAACTGGAAGAATACCTAAGTAAGATCACCGGGTTCACCGCCTGCTCCCTGCAACCGAACAGCGGCGCCCAGGGTGAATATACCGGGCTGCTTACCATCCGGGCCTATCATGCGGCAAGGAATGAAAGTCACCGCAATATTGTTTTGATCCCCATTTCTGCGCACGGCACCAACCCTGCCAGCGCTATTATGGCGGGCATGAAAGTGGTGGTTGTGAAAAGCACCGAAGAAGGATTGATCGATATAAAAGACCTGAAAGAAAAGGCAGAAGAAAATAAAGACAATCTTGCTGCGCTGATGGTAACCTATCCAAGCACGTATGGCGTATTTGAAGAAGGCATCAAAAAGATATGCAAGACCATTCATGACAATGGCGGCCTTGTTTATATGGACGGTGCGAATATGAATGCACAGGTGGGCCTCACCAGTCCGGGCATGATCGGTGCGGATGTTTGTCACCTGAACCTGCACAAAACATTTGCGATACCCCATGGCGGCGGCGGTCCGGGTGTTGGGCCAATTTGCGTAAACAATAAACTGAAACCCTATTTACCGGGACATAACGTAAAGGACACGTTGAGATCAACGGAAACGAATATTCATGCGGTGAGTGCAGCCCCGTATGGCAGTGCAAGTATTTTACTCATCAGCTATGCATATATTAAAATGCTTGGCGAAGCGGGTGTGCGAAGTGCGACCGAATATGCCATCCTGAATGCGAATTACATGAAGGCCAAACTGGAGAAGTACTACAAGATACTTTATACAGGCACCCATGGCTATTGTGCCCATGAATTCATCGTTGACCTGCGCCCGTTCAAAATAACGGCGGGCATTGAAGCCGAAGATGTGGCCAAGCGTTTAATGGATTACGGGTTCCATGCGCCAACCATGAGTTTCCCGGTACCCGGAACGATCATGATCGAACCTACGGAAAGCGAGGACAAAGGAGAACTGGACCGTTTCTGTGAAGCACTCATCAGCATTTACCACGAGATAAAATCCATTGAAGATGGCAACGCAGACAAAACGGATAATGCATTAAAGCATGCACCCCATACCCAGCAGGTGGTTTGTGCCGATGAATGGGACCATGCCTACAGCAGGCAGGAGGCAGCATTCCCGCTGGCCTATGTGATGAAGAACAAATTCTGGCCTTCCATAGCCCGTATCAACAACACCTTTGGCGACAGGAACCTGATCTGTACCTGCGAACCGATGGAAAGTTATATGGAAGAAAAAGTTTAGAACTAACAGTTTAAATTCAACTAAAAGCCCATCCACCAGTTAACGGATGGGCTTTTTTATGCTACCGTACCATCAAAAAATTGTACATTCCATTATGCAAAATCAATTTTTGTTATATGGGGCAAATGGGTATACCGGTAAACTCATTGCAAAACTGGCTGCAAATTATCATTTACAACCCATACTTGCCGGAAGAACAGAAGCAAACGTAAAACCACTGGCTGATGAATTACAACTCCCCTACCGCATTATTGATCTGGATAATAAAGAACAATTAGAAAATGCTTTAGCAGAGGTTAAATTAGTATTGCATGCCGCAGGCCCCTATGTGTATACAGCCAAACAAATGATTGAAGCCTGTTTACAAACCGGTGTTCATTATATTGATATCAATGGCGACATATCGGTTTTTGAAATGCTGAAAAAATATGATGCGGCGGCAAAAGCAAAAAACATCATGGTCATGCCGGGCGTTGGGTTTGATGTGGTGCCAACAGATTGTATTGCACTTCAGCTGAAAAATAAAATGCCGGATGCTACACATTTAAAACTGGCATTCGTTTCTGTCGGAGGTGGCTTATCACACGGCACAGCAACAACCATGGCCGGTAAGATCGGAGAGGGTGGTGCTGTTAGAGAAAATGGAAAGATTGTAAGAAAGCCATTGGGACAAAAAGGGATATGGGTAAATTTTTCCGCAGGATCCGGTGGAAGTGAGAAAAATTTATTTGTGATGACCATCCCCTGGGGAGATATCTCAACTGCATACACAACAACCGGAATACCCAATATAGAAACCTTTACGGGCATTCCTCCCAAAGTTTACAGGGCATTAAAATTTCAATGGGCATTTAACTGGTTATTAAGGACCAATTTTGTACGCAACATTATCAGGAAGAAAATAAAAGCCAGGCCTGCGGGGCCATCGGATGAACAAAGACAGAAAAGCAGCAGCATGGTTTGGGGCGAAGTAAGCAATGGACCAGGCGAAAAATTAAATGCCTGTATCAGTTGCCTGGATGGATATACATTAACTGCCCACAGCAGTTTACTCATCACCAGTAAAATACTGGAAGGAAATTTTAAAACCGGTTACCAAACGCCGGCGGGATGTTATGGTGAATATCTGATCATGGAAGTACCGGGCACAAATATTATTTAAGTCTTTATCACAATTTGATTGCCTGCTAATTTTTAAAACAGTAAATTACCTTTCCAATCTAAAACGAATCAATATGAGAAAACAAATTCTGTTTGCAGTTATCCTTTTCATTTCCGGCAACGGGCTCTTTGCACAAAGCGATGTTGACAAGATCAGGAAGGAAGGTCTGCTGAACTCCAAAGTAATGGAGATCGCTTTTCACCTCACAGATGGAAGTGGTCCCCGGTTAACGAATTCTCCCGGATTTTTAAGAGCAGCAAACTGGGCCAAAGATGAATTGACCAAAATGGGCCTGGTAAATGCTACCCTGGAACCCTGGGGAGATTTTGGCCAGGGCTGGGAACAGAGCCGCTGTTATGTTGCCATGACGGCTCCTTATTATGCCCCGATCATCGCCATACCGAGGGCATGGACAGGAAGCACTCCCGGTAAAAAGACGATCAGCAGCGAAGTGGTGCTCATCAGGGCGAAAGATTCAGCAGAACTGTTTCAAAAATATTCCGGCAAGCTGAAGGATAAAATCGTGATGGTTTATTCAAGGGACACATTGAAACCGTCATTCACTTCAGACGGGGAGCGTTTTACAGATGAAGCGCTTGATAAAATGGTCAATGCAAAACGGGATAGCAGCCGCCGTCAGCAGGCCAATGCCACTCCCGAACAAATGGCTGCAAGGCGCCAGCAGCAATCATTGCAACGGCAAATGGAAAATTTTTATAAAACCGAAAAACCGGCCCTGGTATTAAGCATCAATGGCCGCGGAAATGACGGAACCCTGTTTGTACAAAACGGCAGTTCGTATTCAAAGGATTCCACCAGGTATTTCGCCTGGGTGATGTTATCGAGCGATGACTATCTAAGGATACAGCGACTGGTTGAAGCAGGGCAGAAAGTGGAACTGGAAGCAGATGTGAAGACAAAATTTTACAACTCCGACATCAAGGGATACAATGTTATTGCTGAAATTCCCGGTACTGACCCGGTACTGAAAAATGAGATCGTTATGCTTGGTGGTCACCTGGATAGCTGGCATGGTGCCACCGGCGCCACCGATAATGCAGCCGGTTGTGCAGTGATGATGGAGGCCATACGGATCATCAAAGCATCCGGGTTGCAGCCCAAACGCACCATCCGCATTGCATTGTGGAGCGGGGAAGAGCAGGGACTATTGGGATCAAGGGGCTATGTGAAAAATCATTTTGCCGACCCGGCCGACATGGTGCTGAAGCCGGAGCATGAAAAAGTATCTGCGTATTATAATTTAGATAACGGAACCGGGAAGGTTCGTGGCATTTATTTGCAGGGCAATGCAACTGCCGGCGCCATCTTTGCCAAATGGCTGGAACCATTTAATGACCTGGGTGCTAAAACAGTAACCATCAATAATACGGGGGGTACTGATCACCTGGCATTTGACGGGGTTGGCATTCCCGGCTTCCAGTTCATCCAGGATGCCATTGAATACGATACCCGTACACACCATACCAACATGGATACGTATGATCACCTGGTGCCGGATGACCTGAAAC from Chitinophagaceae bacterium encodes the following:
- a CDS encoding YkgJ family cysteine cluster protein, with translation MAEEVLHNWEKRSAGHQKQYKQFLNRADKNKVLKALPTLHEEAFEKIDCLQCGNCCKSYSPRFKTPDIKRIARYLKMKEGDFINTYLYVDKEGDYVLRSTPCPFLGTDNYCSIYEARPSDCSRFPYTDEDVLLKRQALTLKNSSFCPIVYYVLEKLIGVK
- a CDS encoding SRPBCC family protein, producing MNMRLFKGFVIVLAGLFVFITILSLFIPSRVMITRGVVIHADAARVFAQVSDLQNWKNWQPVFKADSSAIRFRGADTCEWVSKNRTNKMVITGRSGNSLTASLIREGENTVLNTIQVLPLADSNQVQAEWNVLIKLKWYPWEKFYGIFIEKITGQGYEDALNSLKDHCEKH
- a CDS encoding MFS transporter — its product is MNSDKLPGEFRNFIFARLFFVLGLRMITTIVIYQVFHLANTYMVGFAGLAEFVPAVIAAIFAGHYIDTHNKKNILVWAYVFYMGCGLALALVSLPYFGLSNTTKLTVILSAVFCTGIIRSFAGPAANSMIAAIVSREHLQKAISYNSSTWLISSIGGHAIGGLLIAAVGISNAYFVTAALILTAGIFALQLKPKPPVRQTQEESLFAGIKNGFAYVFNNKNLLGVLSLDLFAVLFGGAVAFIPEVASKVLHTGPIGYGFLNAAMDLGSLISMAILVKYPMRHRQGMKMLLAVAGFGICIIIFGLSKWYWLSFAALLVAGLFDAVSVVVRGTIMQLFTPDELRGRVASINLIFINSSNELGQFESGVTSRWFGTLPAIIFGGAMSMLVVAATWIRFPKLRKLEY
- a CDS encoding DUF2384 domain-containing protein — translated: MKKSTPPKKSKAYIQKDKSSKVGEPLPVYRSVKALPAVKDFTYNEFKKIADKAPFTQAEWAAILHVSERTLQRYAKDNSTFAPINAERALQIARVLKEGELTFGKVENFYSWIKRGPYMLEGNLSFDSLTSYEGIQRVLTQLGRIQHGLFA
- a CDS encoding proline iminopeptidase-family hydrolase, with the protein product MKHVSNAKLFFSLFTFIIITVCTGCRPAPHLKAGEGYVKVKGGKIWYRILGEGKQTPILMLHGGPGGTSRSFYQFASLSETRPVILFDQLGSGRSDHHTDTTLLKIEDFVEQVEALKTSLGLKEFYLHGHSWGTALALEYYLKHPKGIKAIIFNSPYFSTALWEADADTLISTLPDSIQRAIKTGEKNHAFESPEYKNANEVFSKNFGVRKTRLTSELDTATAKSNTFIYNYMWGPTEFTATGTLIHYDRVQSLKTITVPTLFITGEFDEARPATVRYFQRLVPNARYVMIEGAGHGTMHDNRSQNLNAIKMFLDEVERR
- a CDS encoding ABC transporter permease yields the protein MQKYSQVRAMLAITKASLRAIFRSPSAVIFSFVFPFVFILVFGFIGNSGTAPVYRVVLAKDCDTSNAFYDSVKQSSRIKLVSFASEKELQANIIKGRIAGVLKIVKTGQEDPVYTYSIQSSNASNDKWPQLMPILETLANKVSNTKYANRPDFAVLDFNYERDIETVREYKTIDFILPGQLGFSLLSSGVFGVAFMFFNLRNTLVLKRFFATPISRTHIVLGEALSRVIFQMITAVVIIMAGNLLFGFTLIHGFQTLLEMLVLSFAGLLVFMGFGFIVSGLAKSDSTIPPFANLITLPQFLLGGTFFSVEVFPKWLQPISNALPLTHLNTAMRRVAFEGQNLWEVRAELGILLLWGIAVYMVSVKVFKWE
- a CDS encoding RES family NAD+ phosphorylase — translated: MIVYRISSAEFSNDISGTGAKRMGARWNSKGVPLLYTSQHISLAVLEMLVNTNFKDYDIALELMYINFPDQLPTAFIELKNLKQNWKEDPEYTRYIGDEFIKQKESLILRVPSAVINEEHNYLANPLHPDFKRSGSVKQNRSGPMKGFLPSDE
- a CDS encoding deoxynucleoside kinase — its product is MKYNFVTIEGNIGAGKTTLAHLLSKHFNARLILEEFADNPFLPKFYENPGQYAFPLELFFMAERYKQLKDLLQTKDMFQNITISDYLFTKCLLFAKVNLPEEEFRLYQKLFEIINPQIVQPDILIYLHTPVKKLQENIKKRNREYEQSIPNDYLFTLQETYTQYIKQHNIKTLFVDAGNADFLGNDEHLKVIIDALDKEYDEGQHYITLP
- the folK gene encoding 2-amino-4-hydroxy-6-hydroxymethyldihydropteridine diphosphokinase; this encodes MNKTYLLLGSNMGHSKKKLLKAAALIEKQVGKIIRQSSLYTTAAWGNTNQPDFLNQVIVVETKRTAVQTMQAILAIEKKMGRIRTVKNAPRIIDIDILFFNKQIISEAALQVPHPQIQNRRFVLTPLNELSPNLIHPVLKRSVHHLFIHCPDKLNVKKF